In a single window of the Danio aesculapii chromosome 20, fDanAes4.1, whole genome shotgun sequence genome:
- the efhc1 gene encoding EF-hand domain-containing protein 1 yields MSINTGHGLPFLPGNTFRDLTKSAFHRAQTLDFKNGYAQPRRPAVGIGQEPLLSVNISHSERNQLITDIPNLTYGTDRSHLPLEFIPAHAAYDKKVLRFYGYFRQEVLHSRDEHFRIRPVVFYYHLEDDSICVTEPPVENSGIPQGKLIKRQRLSKSPRGDLYHWKDLNVGMDINLFGEAYRITHCDPFTQDFMESQGIVLNEFESIPSDPYTTRRAHNQQTHITPFDHNHQLERFLALDRQVLRFFALWDDSDSLYGEKRPVTLHYYLVDDSVEICEHHEANSGRDPFPVLLRRQKIPKHIKPTCEPFPSCVLEVSPHDVKEFFCPQDFRVGEEVNLMGRRFLLYDCDDFTHKYYQHHYPDIPIRPFTVDTRTQQDIKRVIPPYNGFGSLEDSLQNCLSLIPQPPKKDVIKLLENDHKVLRYAARLDSQNPLDEGRRFILSFHFADDMISIFEKSTRNSGIIGGKFLEKTRIPKPGSTAEKPEYYQPADLCVGATVEVFGHRFVVTDADRFVLSFLESQSHQTPEHTLSSLRHAADPQQLHPECDEAAVLQQN; encoded by the exons ATGTCTATTAATACAGGACACGGGCTTCCTTTCCTCCCAGGAAACACATTTCGCGATTTAACG AAATCTGCTTTCCACCGAGCTCAGACTCTTGATTTTAAGAACGGTTACGCTCAGCCCCGGCGGCCCGCGGTCGGTATTGGTCAAGAGCCTCTGCTGTCAGTGAACATCAGTCACAGCGAGAGGAACCAGCTCATCACCGACATCCCCAACCTGACCTACGGTACCGATAGATCACACCTGCCACTAGAGTTCATACCGGCACACGCTGCTTATGACAAGAAG GTGTTGCGTTTCTATGGTTATTTCCGTCAGGAAGTGCTGCACTCTCGGGATGAGCACTTCCGCATTCGTCCAGTGGTGTTTTACTATCACCTGGAGGACGACAGCATCTGTGTGACCGAGCCGCCGGTGGAAAACTCTGGAATTCCTCAGGGAAAACTGATCAAGCGGCAGAGACTGAGCAAAAGTCCGCGTGGAGATCTGTACCACTGGAAGGACCTGAACGTGGGAATGGACATCAACTTGTTTGGAGAGGCTTACAGGATCACACACTGCGACCCCTTCACACAG gaCTTCATGGAGAGTCAGGGAATTGTACTGAATGAGTTTGAGTCCATTCCCAGTGACCCCTACACCACCCGCCGCGCTCACAACCAACAAACCCACATCACACCCTTCGACCACAACCATCAGCTGGAGCGATTCCTTGCTCTGGATCGACAG GTGCTGCGCTTCTTTGCGCTCTGGGATGACTCCGACTCTCTCTATGGGGAGAAACGGCCGGTAACGCTGCATTATTATCTGGTTGACGACTCCGTGGAGATCTGTGAACATCACGAGGCAAACAGCGGCCGGGACCCGTTTCCAGTGCTTCTCCGCCGGCAGAAGATCCCCAAACACATCAAACCAACCTGCg AGCCGTTCCCCAGCTGCGTGCTGGAAGTTTCTCCTCATGACGTGAAGGAGTTTTTCTGTCCTCAAGACTTCAGGGTCGGCGAGGAGGTCAACCTGATGGGGAGACGATTCCTGCTGTACGACTGTGACGACTTCACACACAAATACTATCAACACCATTACCCCGACATCCCCATCAGACCCTTCACTGTGGACACCAGAACACAGCAGGACATCAAGAGG GTGATTCCTCCGTATAATGGTTTTGGTTCCCTGGAGGACTCTCTGCAGAACTGCCTGTCTCTGATTCCTCAGCCGCCCAAGAAAGACGTGATCAAACTGCTGGAGAACGACCATAAAGTCCTGCGTTACGCTGCACGCCTG GATTCCCAGAATCCCCTGGACGAAGGCCGGCGCTTCATTCTGTCGTTCCACTTTGCCGATGACATGATCAGCATCTTTGAGAAATCCACACGTAATTCCGGCATCATCGGGGGGAAATTCTTGGAGAAAACTCGCATCCCCAAACCTGGAAGCACAGCGGAAAAGCCTGAATACTACCAGCCTGCAGACCTGTGTGTCGGAGCCACAGTGGAGG TGTTCGGTCATCGGTTTGTAGTGACGGATGCTGACCGCTTCGTCTTGAGTTTTCTGGAGTCTCAGTCTCATCAGACCCCTGAACACACACTCTCGTCACTCAGACACGCCGCAGACCCTCAACAACTACATCCAG AGTGCGATGAAGCTGCAGTCCTCCAGCAGAACTGA